A stretch of Oryza brachyantha chromosome 4, ObraRS2, whole genome shotgun sequence DNA encodes these proteins:
- the LOC102716316 gene encoding putative receptor protein kinase ZmPK1, translating to MSTTMNPAHGLQLILVSSLCCTAVSVGDDRRSVLWRGGSIAVEDAAGHALVSPGGDFSCGFYKVATNAYTFAVWFTASEDATVAWTANRDAPVNGVGSRAELRRDGSLVLRDYDGRVVWSTNTSGTPADRAQLLDTGNLVVLDAGGNRLWQSFDWPTDTLLPGQPVTRYRQLVSASARGSPYSGYYKFYFDSDNILNLMYDGPEISSNYWPDPFKKWWDNNRTAFNSSRHGSFDRRGVFTASDQLQFNASDMGDEGVLRRLTLDYDGNLRLYSLGAADGRWRATWAAIPRQCDVHGMCGRYGICTYSPGPTCSCPDGYVPRDTGDWSKGCRRTFDVRCGEDVGFAEMRHTDYWGFDLNYTARISFDACRRLCLADCHCEAFGYRQGTGECYPKIALWNGGVLSIPYQSIYLKIPTRVKNLNPSLLHFDGHACAVDERDAIVSTSYLHVRSNTINFIYFYCFLAVVFVLEAIFVVVGYLFVFRADSAAAGRVRDEGYSLVFSHFRRFTYDELSNATSGFRDELAKGATGSVYKGVLDDGRSIAVKRLGELTQADEVFRSELSVIGRINHMNLVRIWGFCSEHPHRLIVSEYVENGSLDRALFGDDGEGSGVVLAWRSRYKIAVGVAKGLAYLHHECLEWIVHCDVKPENILLDGDLEPKVTDFGLVKLLSRDAGSHLALSRVQGTRGYIAPECWTVGRPITGKADVYSFGVVLLELLLGQRVCDWVKTAANGAGDLQRLAALLREKLKHYDDELPAWLAELVDARLRSHFDHAQAAAMLELAVSCVDGEPSRRPSMSTVVHQLVSLDDRTPSRRHA from the coding sequence ATGTCGACGACGATGAATCCAGCACATGGCTTGCAGTTGATCTTAGTCAGCTCCCTGTGCTGTACCGCTGTCTCGGTGGGCGACGATCGCCGGAGCGTGCTGTGGCGCGGCGGCTCCATCGCCGTggaggacgccgccggccacgcccTCGTGTCGCCGGGCGGCGACTTCTCGTGCGGGTTCTACAAGGTGGCGACCAACGCCTACACGTTCGCCGTCTGGTTCACCGCGTCGGAAGACGCCACCGTCGCGTGGACTGCCAACCGCGACGCCCCCGTCAACGGCGTCGGCTCCCGCGCCGAGCTCCGCAGGGACGGGTCGCTGGTGCTGCGAGACTACGACGGCCGCGTCGTGTGGAGCACCAACACCAGCGGCACGCCGGCCGACCGCGCCCAGCTCCTCGACACCGGTAACCTCGTCGTGCTCGACGCCGGCGGAAATCGGTTGTGGCAGAGCTTCGACTGGCCCACCGACACGCTCCTGCCGGGGCAGCCCGTCACGCGGTACAGGCAGCTGGTGTCAGCGTCGGCGAGGGGCTCGCCGTACTCCGGCTACTACAAGTTCTACTTCGACAGCGACAACATCCTCAATCTCATGTACGACGGGCCGGAGATCAGCAGCAACTACTGGCCGGACCCATTCAAGAAGTGGTGGGACAACAACCGGACGGCGTTCAACAGCAGCCGCCACGGCAGCTTCGACAGGCGCGGCGTCTTCACGGCGAGCGACCAGCTGCAGTTCAACGCCTCGGACATGGGCGACGAGGGCGTCCTGAGGCGGCTCACGCTCGACTACGACGGCAACCTCCGCCTCTAcagcctcggcgccgccgacgggcGGTGGCGCGCCACGTGGGCGGCGATCCCGCGCCAGTGCGACGTGCACGGCATGTGCGGCCGCTACGGCATATGCACGTACAGCCCCGGGCCGACGTGCTCCTGCCCCGACGGCTACGTGCCCCGCGACACCGGCGACTGGAGCAAGGGGTGCCGCCGCACGTTCGACGTCCGGTgcggcgaggacgtcggctTCGCGGAGATGCGGCACACCGACTACTGGGGCTTCGACCTCAACTACACCGCCAGGATCTCGTTCGACGCGTGCCGGCGACTCTGCCTCGCCGACTGCCATTGCGAGGCGTTCGGCTACCGCCAGGGCACTGGCGAGTGCTACCCCAAGATTGCTCTCTGGAACGGTGGGGTTCTAAGCATCCCGTACCAATCCATCTACCTCAAGATCCCCACGCGTGTCAAGAACCTGAACCCGTCATTGCTTCACTTCGATGGCCACGCCTGCGCCGTGGACGAACGCGACGCCATAGTCAGCACCTCGTACCTGCATGTCCGGAGTAACACGATAAACTTCATCTATTTCTACTGCTTCCTCGCGGTGGTGTTCGTCTTGGAAGCCAttttcgtcgtcgtcggctaCCTGTTTGTCTTTCGAGCTGACTCCGCGGCGGCCGGACGGGTCCGTGACGAAGGGTACAGCTTGGTGTTCAGCCATTTCAGGAGGTTCACCTACGACGAGCTATCAAACGCGACGAGCGGGTTTAGAGACGAGCTTGCCAAGGGCGCGACGGGGTCCGTGTACAAGGGTGTCCTGGACGACGGCCGCAGCATCGCCGTGAAGCGGTTAGGAGAGCTGACGCAGGCCGACGAGGTGTTCCGGTCGGAGCTGAGCGTGATAGGCCGGATCAACCACATGAACCTCGTCAGGATATGGGGCTTCTGCTCGGAACACCCGCACCGGCTCATCGTCTCCGAGTACGTCGAGAACGGCTCGCTCGACAGGGCCCtcttcggcgacgacggcgagggctcCGGGGTGGTGCTAGCGTGGCGGTCGAGGTACAAGATCGCCGTCGGCGTGGCGAAGGGGCTGGCGTACCTCCACCACGAGTGCCTGGAGTGGATCGTGCACTGCGACGTGAAGCCGGAGAACATACTGCTCGACGGCGACCTGGAGCCCAAGGTGACGGACTTCGGCCTCGTCAAACTGCTGAGCCGCGACGCCGGCAGCCACCTGGCGCTGTCCCGCGTGCAGGGCACCAGGGGCTACATTGCGCCGGAGTGCTGGACGGTGGGCCGCCCCATCACCGGCAAAGCcgacgtgtacagcttcggCGTCGTGCTCCTGGAGCTGCTGCTGGGGCAGAGGGTCTGCGACTGGGTGAAGACGGCGGCGAACGGAGCCGGGGATCTCCAGCGTTTGGCCGCATTGCTCAGAGAGAAGCTGAAGCATTACGACGACGAGCTGCCGGCGTGGCTGGCGGAGCTCGTGGATGCGCGGCTGCGCAGTCACTTCGACCATGCGCAGGCAGCCGCGATGCTGGAGCTGGCGGTTTCGTGCGTTGACGGCGAGCCCAGCAGGCGGCCGAGCATGAGCACGGTTGTGCATCAGCTCGTCTCGCTGGACGATAGGACACCATCTCGGCGCCATGCTTGA